The sequence below is a genomic window from Denitratisoma sp. DHT3.
GTCTTCGCCGCCCGGCGCATGGTGCATGACATCCATGTGGCGCCGGCCATCGACCGTTACTTGGTGGATATCGTCCATGCCACCCGCGAGCCCCGCCCTTACGGCGACGACTTGGCCGGCTGGCTCCAGGTGGGGGCCAGCCCGCGCGGCGCCATCGCCCTGGACCGGGCCGCCCGCGCCCATGCCTGGTTGACGGGGCGCGATCACGTGACGCCCGACGACGTGCGCGCCGTGGCCGCCGACTGCCTGCGCCACCGCCTGATCCTCAGCTACGAGGCTCATGCAAGTGGCGTCGATGCCGACCGGGTGATCGCCGCCCTGCTGCAACGGGTGGCCGTGGCCTGAGCGTCATGTTCGGCAAGCGCGCCGTCGCGTCCACCACTGTTGATGGTGCCGGCGTCCATGTGACCCTGGCCGAACTGGTTGCCCTGGAACACCGCCGCTTGGCCGGCGCCGCCGCGCCGCGCCGGCCGCTTGCCAGCCTGCTGGTCGGTCGCCACGGTTCCCGCATGCGCGGGCGGGGCCTCGATTTCCTGGAAATGCGCCACTATCTGCCCGGCGACGACGTGCGCGCCATCGACTGGCGCGTCAGCGCCCGCACCGGCCGACCCCATGTGCGGGTCTATGCCGAAGAGCGCGACCGGCCCGTGGTGCTGGTGGTGGACCAGCGCCAGAACATGTTCTTCGCCACCCGCCGCGCCATGAAGTCGGTGGTGGCCGCCGAGGCCGCCGCCCTCCTGGGCTGGGCCCTGCGCCAGGGCGGCGACCGGGTCGGCGCCGTGGTGTTCGACGACCGGGATCTGGCCAGTTTCACCCCCCACCGGGGCCGCGCCGGCTGGCTGCGCATCCTGGGCGAGATCGCTCGCCGCAACCAGTTGCTGAGGGCGGAATCCAACCGCCCATCGGCACCCGCCATGCTCGACGAGGCCCTGGCGCGGCTGCTGCAAACTCTCGTGCCCGGCCATCTGATCGTGCTGCTCTCGGATTTCGACGGTGCCGGCGAGGCGAGCCATGCCCTGATCGCCCAGCTGGCCCGCCGCCATGAACTGCTGGCCATGCCTGTCTGGGATCCGGGGGCGGGGCTTTGGCCCGAGCGGGGGCAGTACGTCGTCAGCGACGGCTCCCTGCAACTGGCCCTGACCGGAGGCGACACGGCCCAGCGCCAGCGCCTGGCCGACCTGGCCGCCGCCCATCGCCAGGAAATCCAGCGCTGGCGCGAGGAACTGGCCGTGCCCATGCTGCCCCTGACCACCGCCGAGGACGCGGTTACGCAACTGCGCCGGACCCTGGCCGTCGATCCCGGAAGGCAGGTGGATGGACGCTGATCCCCTGAGCGGGCTCCAGGATATTGCCCTGCCGACGCCACCGTCCTGGCTGCCGCCCCAGGGGCCAGGCTGGTGGCTGCTGGGCCTCTTGCTCCTGGCAGCCTTGGTCTGGGGCGCCTGGCGGTTCCGGCAATGGCGCCGCCGCAACCGCTATCGGCGCGAAGCCTTGGCGCAACTGGAGCACCTGGCGCCGGGCCTGGAGACCACGGAGGCGCTGGCCGAATTCTCCGCGCTGCTGAAGCGCACAGCCCTGGCCGTTTTTCCCCGGGAGGCCGTGGCGCCCCTGTCCGGCAACTCCTGGCGGGATTTCCTCCGCGCCAGCGGCGGCCCGGCCTTCGCCGATGCGGCTTGCGATCCCCTGTTTTCATCCGCTTACCGGGTTGCCTGCGAAACCACGCCGCAACAGCGGGCGGCCCTGATCGCCGCCGCCCGCCAATGGATCGTCGGTCATCGTGCCCCGGATGAGGCAGGGGGCCGGCGGCCATGAGCGGTTTCGCTTTCGCGGCCTTCAATCCCGGTGCCTTCCTCGCCCATCTGGAGTGGCTTTCCCCCTGGGTGCTGCTGGCCTTGCCCCTGCCGCTCTTGCTGCTGCGTCTGCCGCCCTATCGGCAACGGCGGCCGGCCTTGCGCATCGCCTTCTTCGACCTGGCCGTGCGGGGCGCGGGCAGGGCGCCCGAACCCGGTGCCGTGGTGGTGCCGGCGGGCATCGCGCAGACCTTGGTGTTGTCGCTGGCCTGGTGCCTGCTGCTATTGGCCCTGGCCCGGCCGGTCTACGTTGAGCCGCCCCTGACGCGCATCCAGCCGGCGCGGGATCTGCTGCTGGCCGTGGATCTCTCCCCCTCGATGCGGGCTCGGGACTATCGCGACCGCGAAGGCCGGCCCGCCGAGCGCATGGCGGCGGTGCGCGAGGTGCTGGACGAATTCATCGCCCGGCGCGGCGGCGACCGCATCGGGCTCTTGTTCTTCGGCCAGGAACCCTACGTCCAGGCGCCGTTCACCCTGGAGCACGGCACGGTGCGGGAACTGCTGGCCCAGGCCCGGCCCGGCATGGCCGGCGGCCGCACCCTGATCGGCGACGCCCTGGGGCTATCGATCCGCATGTTCGAGGCCAGCACCGTGCCGAGCAAGGTGGTGGTGCTGCTCTCCGACGGCGCCGACACCGGCAGCCGCGTGCCGCCCCTGAAGGCGGCGGGCTTCGCCGCCCGGGCCGGCATCACCGTGCATACCGTGGCCATCGGCGACCCCAAGGCCGTGGGCGAGGACCGGGTGGACCTGAATGCCCTGGCCGACATCGCCCGTGCCACCGGCGGCCGCGCCTACCGGGCCGAGGACCGGGCCGGTCTTGCGGCCATCTACCGGGAACTGGACGCCCTGGAGAAGCAGAACTTCAAGACCCTCTCCTGGCGGCCCCAGCGGCCCCTCTACCCGTGGCCCCTCGGCGCCGCCCTGGTCCTGCTGTTGGGCTGGCATGGGTTTGCAGCGCTGGTGGCGGGGCTGCGGGCCTGGGGCGAAAAGCGGCCTACGCGGAAGGCGGGTGCATGACGAGCGGCTGGCTGCCGACGGACTTCCATTTCCTGCGCCCCTGGGCGCTCTGGGGACTGGCGCCGCTGTTGCCCTTGCTCTGGCTCGCGGTTTGGCGCGAGGGGAAGGGCAGCCTGGCCGCCTGGCGCGACCGCATCGATCCCCATCTGCTGGCGGCGCTGACCGTCGGCGGCGGGCGGCGTTTGGGGTTGCGTCCCATCCACACCCTGCTGCTGGCCCTGGCCCTGGGTTGCGTCGGCCTGGCGGGGCCGGCCTGGCAGCGGGAGCCCATGCCGCTCGCCGAGGACCGGGCGCCCCTGGTGGTGGCCCTGGACCTTTCGCCCTCGATGGATGCCGTGGATGTCTCGCCGACGCGCCTGGAGCGGGCCAAGCTCAAGCTGCGGGCTTTGCTGGCGCGGCGCCAGGGTGCCCGCACGGCCTTGCTGGTGTTCGGCGCCAGCGCCCACGGCGTGCTGCCCTTGAGCGAAGACCCGAACCTGCTGCTGACCTACGTGCCGGACCTGGCCACGGACCTGATGCCGCCGGCCGCGCCCACCGCGCCCAAGGCCACCGCCGCGGCCCTGGTGCTGGCCGCCCGGATGCTGGAAAAGGAGCCGACTCCCGGCAGCATCCTGTTCCTCACCGATGGTTTCGATGCCGGACAGGCCCGCGACTTCGTGCTCTTCCGCGAGCATTCCCGCAGCGAGCCGCTGCTGCTGGCCTTCGGCGGCGATGTCCCGGCGCCGCTACGAGGTGCCGACGGCGGCTACGTCACGGGCGTGGACGGGCGCCGGGTCATGGCCCGCCTGGGCCGGGCGGGGTTGGAAGCGGCCGCCGCTGGCGGGTTGTGGCTGGCCTCGGCCACCGCCGACGATCGCGACCTCGATGCCGTGGAAGCCCGTCTCCAGCACCACATGGTGCAGGCCCTGGCGGCGGATCCCGGCGCCCGTTGGCGCGACGAAGGTGTCTGGCTGGCGCTGCCGGTGGCCGTCCTGCTGCTGCTTTGCTTCCGCCCGGGCTGGACGGTGCGCTGGGGCCAGGCGCTGGCCTTGCCGCTGTGCTTGCTGTTGCTGGGAGCCGGATGGCCCGCCGATGAGGCCCGCGCCGGGGAAGGTGACAGGAGTCAATGGCGCTTCGCCGATCTCTGGGCCAGCCGCGACCAGCAGGGGCGCTGGCATTTCGAACGCGGGCAATTCGAGGCCGCCGCCGGGGTGTTTGCCGATCCGCTCTGGCGCGGCATCGCCCTTTACCGCGCCGGGCGCTTCGATGCGGCGGCCGACGCCTTCGCCGCTGTGGAGACGGCCGAGGGCCAATACAACCTGGGCAACGCCCTGGCCCGCCTGAAGCGTTATCCGGAGGCCATCGCCGCCTACGATCAGGCCCTGGCCCGTCGCCCCGGCTGGCCCGAGGCCTTGGCCAACCGGGCTCTGCTGGCGGCGCTGCTGCCCAGGGAAGAAGAGGGTGCCCAGAAAGAGGGGGAGGCCAACCCCGACGAACTGGACCAGTCTCCCTTCGGCGAGAAGAAGAAAGGACGCAAGCACACCCAGCGCCGGCCACTCAGCGAAGCGGAAATCACCCGCCTCTGGCTGGCCCGCATCCAGGTCAGTCCGGCCGGATTCCTGAAGAACCGCTTCGCCCTCGAAGCCCGGGAAGGAAAGCGGGGACCACCGTGAATGCAGTACGCATATGCGTCGGAGCGGTCCTGCTGCTGGCACTGGGCCTGCCTGCCTGGGCGGCCGCGCCTTTCGTGCGCCTGAGCCTCGAACCCGCCGGGCCGGTGGAACTGGGCACGGACCTCATCCTGCGGGTGGAGGTGCTGGTGCCCACCTGGTTTCTCGATGCGCCGCGCTTTCCCGAGACCATCGAACTGCCCGGCGCGACGGTGGAATTGCAGAAGGGGTCGGCGGAAAACCTTTCCGAATCCATCGCCGGTAGCACCTGGGCCGGCCTGCGCCGCCGTTACCGCATCCAGCCGCTGAATCCGGGTGAGTTCCGCCTGCCCGAGCTGGCGGTGCCGCTCACCTATGCCCGGGAGGGCGGCAAGGGGTCCCTGACCGTGACGGCACGGGGCCGGCTGGTCGCGCCTTTCGGGGTGAGGATTCCAGAGGCGGCCGCCCGGCTCGACCCCTTCATCGCCGCCCGCCGGCTGCACCTCGCCCAGCGCATCGAACGGCCCGAAGGCGCCATGAGTACTTTGGGCGTCGGCGATGCGGTGCGGCGCACGATCGTGCTCGATACCGATGCGGAGGCCGTGGAATTGTCCGCGGACGCCTGGCCCCAGGGGGCCGGCCTGCGCCTGTATGTCGACCCGCCCCGCAGCCGTGAAACCCGTACCAATGCCGCCGCCCGCCCGTTGCTGAGCCGGGAGCAGTCCGCCACCTGGGTGTTCGAGCGGCCCGGTCGTTACGAACTGCCGGCCATTACTCTCGACTGGTGGGATCTGGACGGCCGCCAGGTGCGCCAGGCCCGCCTGCCTGCCGTGCCGTTGGTCGTGGGGCCGGCGCGGGCGGCGACGGTTTTCGCCTTGCCCGAGGCCGTGGCGCAACTCGCGCCCGCCGGCCGGCCGGTGTGGGAATCCTTGCGCCCCATCGCCTATGCCTTGGCTGGGGGCGTGCTCCTGTGGCTGGGCTGGCGTGGGCGGCACCTTGGGCAAGGGGCCGCCCGATGGGCGCGCGGCCGGGCGCAGGACGTGCTGGCTGCGGAGGGGTGGTTGTTCCGGCGCCTGATCCGGGCCTGCCGCCGTCATGACGGCTCCGCCGCCCGGGCCGCGCTGCAACGCTGGCTCGATGCCTGCGCCGGTCCGGGTGCAGGGCTTACCTCCTGGCTGCTGGCCAAGTCGCCCTCGGCCGAGTTGGCGGCGGCCTTGGCCGAGCTGGATGCCGCGTTGTATGGCTCCAGGGGCTCCGACGCCGCTGCGCCCTGGTGCGGTACCGCCTTGTCCCGTCAACTGATCCTCGCCCGCCGGCATCTGCTCCGGCGGCGCAAGGCAAAGGCTGCTACCCTGCCGGCCACGCTCAATCCCTGATCCCGAGTTTTCCATGCCCGCCAAGAAGCGCCCGACCAAGACCGGCCCATCTCCCGTCCAGCCCGCCGTGGCTGCGCCCCGAGCTTTTCCCTTCGCCCGCGTCGTGGGGATGCTGGTTCTGCTGCTGGTGGTCGCCGGGCTGGGGTGGCATTTCCTGGGGAGCGGCAAACCGAGTGTACCCGGCCAGCCCAATCAGGGAGCGCAGCCGCCGGCCGCCCGC
It includes:
- a CDS encoding VWA domain-containing protein, translating into MTSGWLPTDFHFLRPWALWGLAPLLPLLWLAVWREGKGSLAAWRDRIDPHLLAALTVGGGRRLGLRPIHTLLLALALGCVGLAGPAWQREPMPLAEDRAPLVVALDLSPSMDAVDVSPTRLERAKLKLRALLARRQGARTALLVFGASAHGVLPLSEDPNLLLTYVPDLATDLMPPAAPTAPKATAAALVLAARMLEKEPTPGSILFLTDGFDAGQARDFVLFREHSRSEPLLLAFGGDVPAPLRGADGGYVTGVDGRRVMARLGRAGLEAAAAGGLWLASATADDRDLDAVEARLQHHMVQALAADPGARWRDEGVWLALPVAVLLLLCFRPGWTVRWGQALALPLCLLLLGAGWPADEARAGEGDRSQWRFADLWASRDQQGRWHFERGQFEAAAGVFADPLWRGIALYRAGRFDAAADAFAAVETAEGQYNLGNALARLKRYPEAIAAYDQALARRPGWPEALANRALLAALLPREEEGAQKEGEANPDELDQSPFGEKKKGRKHTQRRPLSEAEITRLWLARIQVSPAGFLKNRFALEAREGKRGPP
- a CDS encoding BatD family protein, translating into MNAVRICVGAVLLLALGLPAWAAAPFVRLSLEPAGPVELGTDLILRVEVLVPTWFLDAPRFPETIELPGATVELQKGSAENLSESIAGSTWAGLRRRYRIQPLNPGEFRLPELAVPLTYAREGGKGSLTVTARGRLVAPFGVRIPEAAARLDPFIAARRLHLAQRIERPEGAMSTLGVGDAVRRTIVLDTDAEAVELSADAWPQGAGLRLYVDPPRSRETRTNAAARPLLSREQSATWVFERPGRYELPAITLDWWDLDGRQVRQARLPAVPLVVGPARAATVFALPEAVAQLAPAGRPVWESLRPIAYALAGGVLLWLGWRGRHLGQGAARWARGRAQDVLAAEGWLFRRLIRACRRHDGSAARAALQRWLDACAGPGAGLTSWLLAKSPSAELAAALAELDAALYGSRGSDAAAPWCGTALSRQLILARRHLLRRRKAKAATLPATLNP
- a CDS encoding DUF4381 domain-containing protein produces the protein MDADPLSGLQDIALPTPPSWLPPQGPGWWLLGLLLLAALVWGAWRFRQWRRRNRYRREALAQLEHLAPGLETTEALAEFSALLKRTALAVFPREAVAPLSGNSWRDFLRASGGPAFADAACDPLFSSAYRVACETTPQQRAALIAAARQWIVGHRAPDEAGGRRP
- a CDS encoding DUF58 domain-containing protein, producing the protein MFGKRAVASTTVDGAGVHVTLAELVALEHRRLAGAAAPRRPLASLLVGRHGSRMRGRGLDFLEMRHYLPGDDVRAIDWRVSARTGRPHVRVYAEERDRPVVLVVDQRQNMFFATRRAMKSVVAAEAAALLGWALRQGGDRVGAVVFDDRDLASFTPHRGRAGWLRILGEIARRNQLLRAESNRPSAPAMLDEALARLLQTLVPGHLIVLLSDFDGAGEASHALIAQLARRHELLAMPVWDPGAGLWPERGQYVVSDGSLQLALTGGDTAQRQRLADLAAAHRQEIQRWREELAVPMLPLTTAEDAVTQLRRTLAVDPGRQVDGR
- a CDS encoding VWA domain-containing protein, with product MSGFAFAAFNPGAFLAHLEWLSPWVLLALPLPLLLLRLPPYRQRRPALRIAFFDLAVRGAGRAPEPGAVVVPAGIAQTLVLSLAWCLLLLALARPVYVEPPLTRIQPARDLLLAVDLSPSMRARDYRDREGRPAERMAAVREVLDEFIARRGGDRIGLLFFGQEPYVQAPFTLEHGTVRELLAQARPGMAGGRTLIGDALGLSIRMFEASTVPSKVVVLLSDGADTGSRVPPLKAAGFAARAGITVHTVAIGDPKAVGEDRVDLNALADIARATGGRAYRAEDRAGLAAIYRELDALEKQNFKTLSWRPQRPLYPWPLGAALVLLLGWHGFAALVAGLRAWGEKRPTRKAGA